One Mus musculus strain C57BL/6J chromosome X, GRCm38.p6 C57BL/6J DNA window includes the following coding sequences:
- the Btbd35f5 gene encoding germ cell-less protein-like 2 yields the protein MGLLVSRVLRCRDSSLLEPQPEAIAGASYIPGSRKRKRNSLEELATSSNVHGPQNQGMYPHQVLNYIYWKRVKISSNDAYQNLFLDGHDSDIKIRALGRTWCLHKVFLCQSGYFANILKGTWRESHHGVINLIIKNEDIDTRSLHFVFGALYTDADLSITPLEVPQVLAAACLLRVDRVIQQCEGIMKETINRNTVCSYYLAAETYRLKAVKTRCFEWLLCNLMVHPSVALYKEVDLKLMYLLALSSDLLVMQKEIDVYTTLKIWMFLYLNPCWNGTMKQLLQHANNWLSTHMAYVDNISFLESEEGLIFQPVFKKLRFQHIICDLTSTTILEQDRLIPMAWLSPIYKQQWLTLLRTQEYGVIGPQVINEQELEECTMRCGTMIPKDGRYTWKWSVGRLGFPLRVTFTRQCVILRQRCQRCDGSACHNHIRNVIFRITLVCFDSNKRVTFRKTTGYKILTFEYKEEQIVMKLDSDVLTFPMCIFCNFLFVNLGNAENK from the coding sequence ATGGGGCTTTTAGTCAGCAGGGTCTTGAGATGCAGGGATTCCAGTCTGTTAGAGCCACAGCCAGAAGCCATAGCCGGAGCCAGCTACATTCCTGGCAGTCGCAAGCGAAAAAGAaacagtttggaggagttggcaaCAAGTTCTAATGTTCATGGACCTCAAAACCAGGGAATGTATCCACATCAAGTTCTCAACTACATCTACTGGAAAAGGGTTAAGATCTCATCTAATGATGCttatcaaaacttatttttggACGGGCATGATAGCGACATTAAAATCCGTGCTCTGGGAAGAACATGGTGTTTacacaaagtatttttatgtcagtCAGGCTACTTTGCTAACATTCTCAAAGGTACTTGGAGAGAATCACACCATGGTGTTATAAATCTGatcattaagaatgaggatattgATACCCGATCTCTGCATTTTGTGTTTGGTGCTTTGTACACGGATGCGGATTTGTCAATAACACCTCTGGAAGTTCCTCAAGTTTTGGCAGCAGCATGCCTGCTTCGGGTGGATCGAGTAATTCAGCAGTGTGAAGGAATCATGAAAGAAACTATCAACAGGAACACTGTGTGCTCCTATTATTTGGCAGCAGAAACCTATAGATTAAAAGCTGTAAAGACGAGATGCTTTGAATGGCTTCTTTGCAATTTGATGGTACATCCAAGTGTGGCACTTTACAAGGAAGTAGATTTGAAGTTGATGTATCTTCTGGCACTGTCTTCTGACTTACTAGTCATGCAAAAGGAGATTGATGTATATACCACACTAAAAATATGGATGTTCCTTTATCTTAATCCATGCTGGAACGGAACCATGAAACAGCTTTTACAACACGCAAACAACTGGCTTTCCACCCACATGGCATATGTTGATAACATCAGTTTTCTTGAAAGTGAAGAAGGACTAATATTTCAACCAGTGTTTAAAAAGCTGAGATTTCAGCACATTATCTGTGACTTGACTTCCACAACTATTCTTGAACAAGATCGACTAATACCTATGGCATGGTTGTCACCCATTTACAAACAACAGTGGTTGACTTTGCTGCGAACACAAGAATATGGGGTAATTGGACCACAAGTTATCAATGAACAAGAACTTGAAGAATGCACCATGAGGTGTGGTACAATGATCCCCAAGGATGGAAGATATACTTGGAAGTGGTCAGTTGGACGACTTGGCTTTCCTTTACGTGTGACCTTTACCAGGCAGTGTGTAATTTTAAGGCAACGGTGTCAGAGGTGTGATGGTTCTGCTTGCCACAACCATATCCGAAATGTCATATTCAGAATAACTTTGGTGTGTTTTGATTCCAACAAAAGAGTAACTTTCAGAAAGACAACAGGTTATAAAATCCTCACCTTTGAATATAAGGAGGAGCAAATTGTAATGAAATTGGATAGTGATGTTCTAACCTTCCCTATGTGTATATTCTGCAATTTCCTTTTTGTAAACCtaggaaatgcagaaaacaagtaa